Proteins from a single region of Desulfobacter postgatei 2ac9:
- a CDS encoding exodeoxyribonuclease I: MQTLLFYDIETSGLNPAFDQVLTFACIRTDMSLNEIGREDIVIRLRDDIVPSPGAFLTHRLDAEILETGISEYHAALKIHSLLNTPQTISTGYNSLGFDDEFLRFLFYRNLLDPYSHQFANGCSRMDMLPVTLIYYLFCTHALSWPVLEKGQPTMKLEHLTRQNKITTSGRAHQAMNDVESVIGLAKAFSKYGEIWSYVQGFFDKRADLERMENLQSSKLSKAYGMDLALMISVSFGAECNYMAPVVCVGGSVPYKNQSLWIRLDKEGMFDQVDEALGVYDLIAIRKKTGDQLFILPVLDRFWEKLSPKSHTACMRNLDFIKENMSGFNKTVSFHRNFKYPHVPDIDLDADLYQGGFFSFQDKKEIAIFHKTEEKKRYQATQSFQSNRVRMLAQRILVRNFNKNPGCVPEFKAHLESLLGIDPGKVIKGYKADVKLTCAKALEELEKIETETMQTFDSSQKDLVKWLKSHIQSQSAIIQSGSFDGRVNST, translated from the coding sequence ATGCAGACTCTTCTATTCTATGATATCGAAACATCCGGGCTGAATCCGGCCTTTGACCAGGTGCTGACCTTTGCGTGTATTCGCACGGATATGTCTTTAAATGAGATCGGCAGGGAGGATATTGTCATTCGCCTCCGGGATGATATTGTGCCCTCTCCAGGAGCGTTTCTTACTCATAGACTTGATGCTGAAATACTTGAGACCGGTATCAGCGAGTACCATGCAGCATTAAAAATTCATTCTCTTTTGAACACGCCGCAGACCATCAGCACAGGATATAATTCCCTTGGATTTGATGACGAATTCTTACGTTTTCTTTTTTATCGTAATCTATTGGATCCGTATTCGCATCAGTTTGCCAACGGGTGTAGCCGGATGGATATGCTTCCGGTCACATTGATATATTATCTTTTCTGCACCCATGCACTTTCCTGGCCTGTGCTCGAAAAAGGACAGCCAACAATGAAGCTTGAGCATTTGACCCGGCAAAATAAAATTACGACTTCGGGCAGGGCTCATCAAGCCATGAACGATGTTGAGTCTGTTATCGGTCTTGCAAAGGCGTTTTCAAAGTATGGAGAAATCTGGTCATATGTTCAGGGCTTCTTTGACAAAAGGGCTGATCTTGAACGCATGGAGAATCTTCAAAGTTCAAAATTGTCTAAGGCGTACGGAATGGACTTAGCCCTTATGATATCAGTCTCATTTGGTGCAGAGTGCAACTATATGGCCCCTGTGGTTTGTGTCGGTGGGTCTGTACCCTATAAGAATCAAAGTCTGTGGATTCGTTTGGATAAGGAAGGAATGTTTGACCAGGTAGATGAGGCGCTTGGGGTATATGATCTTATTGCAATACGAAAAAAAACCGGTGATCAGTTGTTTATTTTGCCTGTTCTGGATCGTTTTTGGGAGAAACTTTCACCCAAATCGCATACAGCGTGCATGCGGAATCTGGATTTTATCAAAGAGAACATGTCCGGTTTTAATAAAACAGTGAGCTTTCACCGAAATTTTAAATATCCCCACGTGCCTGATATAGATCTTGATGCAGATTTGTATCAGGGTGGTTTTTTTTCATTTCAGGATAAAAAAGAGATTGCAATTTTTCATAAAACAGAAGAAAAAAAAAGGTATCAGGCGACCCAAAGTTTTCAAAGCAACAGGGTGAGGATGCTGGCCCAAAGAATTCTTGTGCGAAATTTCAATAAAAATCCGGGATGTGTACCTGAGTTTAAAGCACATTTAGAATCCCTTTTGGGAATTGATCCTGGGAAAGTTATAAAAGGATACAAGGCGGATGTCAAGCTGACCTGCGCCAAGGCGCTTGAGGAGCTTGAAAAGATTGAAACAGAAACAATGCAGACTTTTGATTCCAGCCAGAAAGATCTTGTAAAATGGCTTAAATCCCATATTCAGAGTCAATCAGCTATAATCCAATCAGGCAGTTTTGACGGAAGAGTCAATTCTACCTGA
- a CDS encoding HU family DNA-binding protein, whose translation MNKGDLINKVSEVLSSKKDAQAAVDCMIETITEALAANDSVTLVGFGTFKTAERKERKGRNPQTGKEINIPARNVPKFVPGKALKDAVK comes from the coding sequence ATGAACAAAGGCGATTTAATTAATAAGGTTTCAGAAGTTCTCAGCAGTAAAAAAGATGCTCAAGCAGCTGTCGACTGCATGATTGAGACCATTACAGAGGCGCTGGCTGCTAACGACTCTGTTACTCTGGTAGGTTTTGGTACATTTAAAACCGCTGAAAGGAAAGAAAGAAAAGGCAGAAACCCCCAGACCGGTAAAGAAATCAATATTCCGGCTAGAAATGTGCCCAAATTCGTACCCGGCAAAGCACTTAAAGACGCTGTAAAATAA
- a CDS encoding chemotaxis protein CheX produces MDVSLVNPFIEGTLHILDTTALVKVKPGSPFLKVNTVHHGDISGLLTVEGDLEATVAISFTEKSILGIVSAMFGEEMTEINEEILDAVGEISNMVAGHVTTKIGEMGKKVKVKFVKVVTGRNEEILHTERGNHVVGIPFRTTKGKVFLEVCYADQRS; encoded by the coding sequence ATGGATGTATCGCTTGTCAATCCTTTCATTGAAGGGACTTTGCACATTCTTGACACCACTGCCCTAGTAAAAGTAAAACCCGGGTCGCCTTTTTTAAAAGTAAACACCGTTCATCATGGTGATATATCTGGGCTTTTGACCGTCGAGGGGGATCTGGAAGCAACGGTTGCGATTTCTTTTACTGAAAAAAGTATATTAGGCATTGTGTCTGCCATGTTTGGCGAGGAAATGACTGAAATTAATGAAGAAATTTTAGATGCAGTGGGGGAGATCAGCAACATGGTTGCCGGACATGTGACAACAAAAATCGGGGAAATGGGGAAAAAAGTAAAAGTTAAATTCGTAAAAGTTGTGACCGGTCGAAATGAAGAAATTTTACATACCGAACGCGGCAACCATGTTGTCGGTATCCCCTTTCGTACAACCAAGGGCAAAGTGTTTCTTGAAGTGTGTTATGCGGACCAACGCTCATGA
- a CDS encoding MBL fold metallo-hydrolase: MYFNQISVKGLGCQSYCIGCPAAQQMMVVDPKRDIQDYLDIAYEEGMRITHIVNTHLHADHISGDQELSAATGADIYINDSVEISYAHKGIEQGDIFTLGAAKVEVLHTPGHTPNSISLVVTDTGRSDKPEMILTGDLLFVGDVGRPDLPGSEILDEQIENLYNSLYKTLAPYPDYLEVYPAHGEGSLCGRGMSAKKNSTLGYERSANPMLQFGSFEAFKANIMSAFPARPKSFSYIIATNKKGADLLDACTLDKRLTPDQFQELMEEETTLVMDTRDSAAYGGFHIPGSINIGFEKQLANWVGMVIDPGTELLLVVENRDAYDRMLTELHRIGYDAVLGYLSGGINEWLMSGRPVDQLAQISTLQLHKKNGPDGPLILDVRTMAEWNAGRIENAVHFPLTDILDQKIPKADKDQEIVLQCGSGYRSNIAAGFLKDQGFTNIKSLAGGVFAWHNANLPLV; this comes from the coding sequence ATGTATTTTAACCAAATTTCAGTAAAAGGCCTTGGGTGTCAGTCTTATTGCATTGGCTGCCCCGCAGCCCAACAGATGATGGTCGTGGATCCCAAAAGGGACATTCAGGACTATCTTGATATTGCTTACGAAGAAGGCATGAGAATCACCCATATTGTTAATACACACCTTCATGCAGACCATATTTCAGGCGACCAGGAATTAAGCGCAGCTACGGGTGCAGATATCTACATTAATGACAGTGTGGAGATCAGTTATGCCCACAAGGGCATTGAACAGGGCGATATTTTCACCCTTGGGGCTGCAAAGGTGGAAGTGCTGCACACCCCTGGGCATACACCCAACTCCATCTCACTGGTCGTCACGGATACCGGACGTTCTGATAAGCCGGAAATGATTCTGACTGGAGACCTGCTGTTTGTGGGGGATGTTGGACGACCCGACCTTCCCGGGTCCGAAATTTTGGACGAACAGATTGAAAACCTTTACAACAGCCTATACAAAACCCTTGCGCCTTATCCCGATTACCTGGAAGTATACCCCGCCCATGGAGAAGGCTCACTGTGCGGCAGGGGCATGAGCGCCAAAAAAAATTCCACCCTGGGATATGAGCGCAGCGCGAACCCCATGCTGCAGTTTGGCTCTTTTGAGGCATTTAAGGCAAACATCATGTCTGCCTTCCCGGCCCGGCCAAAAAGCTTTTCATATATCATTGCCACCAACAAAAAAGGCGCTGACCTACTGGATGCCTGCACCCTGGACAAACGCCTGACACCCGACCAGTTCCAGGAATTGATGGAAGAGGAAACAACGCTGGTCATGGACACCAGGGACAGTGCAGCATATGGCGGATTCCACATTCCCGGCAGCATCAACATCGGGTTTGAAAAGCAATTGGCCAACTGGGTGGGTATGGTGATTGACCCCGGAACGGAATTGCTGTTGGTGGTCGAAAATCGGGATGCCTACGACCGGATGCTCACCGAACTTCACCGTATTGGCTATGATGCAGTTCTGGGATATCTTTCAGGCGGCATAAATGAATGGCTGATGAGCGGCAGGCCCGTGGATCAGCTGGCCCAAATTTCCACCCTGCAGCTTCACAAAAAAAATGGTCCGGACGGCCCGTTAATCCTGGACGTCCGGACCATGGCAGAATGGAATGCAGGCCGCATTGAAAACGCTGTGCACTTCCCTTTAACCGATATCTTAGATCAGAAAATCCCCAAAGCAGACAAAGACCAAGAGATTGTGCTGCAATGCGGCAGCGGATACCGATCCAATATCGCAGCCGGTTTTCTTAAAGACCAGGGATTTACCAATATAAAATCACTGGCAGGCGGCGTATTTGCCTGGCACAACGCGAATCTGCCCCTAGTGTGA
- a CDS encoding peroxiredoxin produces the protein MEQQKINMPLLGDDFPEMDVATTHGPMSLPKDMKGKWFVLFSHPADFTPVCTTEFAGFQSRVAQFEKMGVQLIGMSVDQVFSHIKWIEWIKENLDIEITFPVVAANDSVANKLGMLHPGKGSNTVRAVFVVDPESKIRLILYYPQEIGRNMDEIVRTTKALITSDQNGVAMPANWPENELIKDRVIIPPPKSQKEAAQRLSQYEGYDWWFCHKTL, from the coding sequence ATGGAACAGCAAAAAATAAACATGCCCCTTCTTGGAGACGATTTTCCCGAAATGGATGTGGCCACCACTCACGGCCCCATGAGCCTGCCCAAAGACATGAAAGGGAAATGGTTTGTTCTTTTCAGCCATCCGGCTGACTTCACTCCGGTGTGTACAACGGAATTCGCAGGTTTTCAGAGTCGCGTTGCCCAGTTTGAAAAGATGGGGGTACAGCTGATCGGCATGTCAGTGGACCAGGTGTTCAGCCACATTAAATGGATTGAATGGATCAAAGAAAACCTTGATATAGAAATTACCTTCCCCGTTGTTGCCGCCAACGACTCAGTGGCAAACAAGTTGGGCATGCTGCATCCGGGCAAGGGCTCCAACACGGTGAGGGCAGTGTTTGTGGTTGATCCAGAAAGCAAGATACGCCTGATCCTGTATTATCCCCAGGAAATAGGGCGGAATATGGATGAGATTGTAAGGACCACAAAGGCATTGATCACATCAGATCAAAATGGGGTGGCCATGCCTGCCAACTGGCCCGAGAATGAACTGATAAAGGATCGGGTGATCATTCCGCCGCCCAAGTCACAAAAAGAAGCCGCCCAACGGTTGAGTCAATATGAGGGATATGACTGGTGGTTCTGCCACAAAACACTGTAA
- a CDS encoding DsrE family protein, whose amino-acid sequence MTDNVVIALSCGTNDTNRATRAIHLATIAHKEGKNTSLFLLDEGVYLAKEGIITHVRAATGDVADDLLAYLQAHGVPILVCTPCASARQIKEDDLIEGARMASAAEFINMSCDATVISL is encoded by the coding sequence ATGACAGACAACGTGGTAATTGCATTATCCTGCGGCACCAATGACACCAACCGGGCCACCCGGGCTATTCATCTTGCAACCATAGCGCATAAAGAAGGAAAAAATACCAGCCTTTTCCTGCTGGACGAAGGGGTGTATCTGGCCAAAGAAGGCATCATTACCCACGTCCGGGCTGCCACCGGTGATGTGGCAGATGATCTTCTGGCCTATCTCCAGGCCCATGGTGTGCCGATTTTGGTCTGTACGCCCTGTGCCAGTGCCCGGCAGATTAAAGAAGATGATCTTATTGAGGGTGCGCGCATGGCCTCGGCTGCCGAATTTATCAATATGTCTTGTGATGCTACAGTCATCAGTCTGTAA
- a CDS encoding prepilin peptidase, with amino-acid sequence MLPLSTFIAIISFVFGTCIGSFLNVVIYRMPEGQSIVSPPSHCPACTHAIPFYFNLPIISFLLLKGKCRFCKAPISIRYPLVELITGLLALGLFLKFELTPTALFYFAFGCLLIAISFIDLDHQIIPDKLSLPGIIIFSTSCFFVPQMRFVSVIGGILTGGGILYLVALLYYCIRKHQGMGGGDIKLLAMIGAATGVKGVFFTLFTGSVFGTLGGVGAMILAGKSEKREAKIPFGPFLSLGAMLYIFWGEPIIRWYINFQK; translated from the coding sequence ATGTTACCGCTATCCACTTTTATCGCCATTATCTCCTTCGTTTTTGGTACCTGTATCGGCAGTTTCCTCAACGTGGTAATCTATCGGATGCCGGAAGGTCAATCCATTGTGTCTCCGCCTTCTCATTGTCCGGCATGCACTCATGCGATTCCATTTTATTTCAATCTCCCGATAATAAGCTTTCTTCTGCTCAAGGGTAAATGCCGATTCTGCAAAGCGCCCATTTCCATACGCTACCCTTTGGTGGAACTGATCACAGGATTATTAGCCCTGGGACTTTTTTTAAAATTCGAGCTAACGCCGACTGCACTTTTTTATTTTGCATTCGGCTGCCTGCTCATTGCCATCTCCTTTATTGATCTGGATCACCAAATTATCCCGGACAAATTGTCCTTGCCCGGAATTATCATTTTTTCCACATCCTGTTTTTTTGTACCTCAAATGCGCTTTGTTTCCGTGATTGGGGGCATTCTGACAGGCGGCGGTATTTTATACCTTGTGGCCCTTTTATATTATTGTATTCGCAAGCACCAGGGTATGGGGGGTGGAGACATTAAGCTTTTAGCCATGATTGGGGCAGCCACAGGCGTAAAAGGCGTCTTTTTCACATTGTTTACAGGTTCGGTCTTCGGTACCCTTGGCGGCGTGGGTGCCATGATACTAGCAGGAAAATCCGAAAAAAGAGAGGCAAAAATTCCCTTTGGCCCGTTTTTATCTCTGGGCGCTATGCTTTACATTTTTTGGGGGGAACCCATAATTCGGTGGTATATCAATTTTCAAAAATAA
- the lon gene encoding endopeptidase La, protein MAEADIDDLIEIIEKEGNIEDIPKVIPMMPVRDVVVFTDMLLPLFVGREKSIKAIEESVEFDRYVFLSVQKDSEMEKPGPSDVYDIGTIARVQKMIKMPDGRIKALVQGISKARLVEFVQKRSFFKVRVEIISDVEPDSLDIEIEALMRNVKENSEKLLALKGEFSGDVGDLLSHIDSPGKLADLVASNLNLKVEDGQAILETTDTVARLTRVNDLLARELDLSTVQAKIQTHVKDEISKNQRDYYLREQVKAIHRELGESDDKLAEIVDFKEKIKKCKLPEECEKEALKQLTRLEQMHFDSSEASVIRTYLDCIVELPWSKTTKDFLDIKKAEEVLEQNHYGLDKAKERILEYLSVRKLNPKKKGQIICFVGPPGVGKTSLGRAIAKAMKRKFHRLSLGGIRDEAEIRGHRRTYIGAMPGRILQGLRQCGTKNPVFMLDEIDKLGNDFRGDPSSALLEVLDPEQNFEFSDHYLNMPFDLSDVLFVLTANMADTIPSALLDRMELIHISGYTRQEKVVIAKQHLLPRKLKDNGLTRRNIQFSPNAMESIVSEYTLEAGLRELERKLDSVCRKIARKIAEGQKGRFAVTCQNLTQYLGPPQYINEMDQEESQVGLATGLAWTEVGGEHLYIETSLFPGKGELQLTGQIGEVMQESARAALTYTKANQEALGIDKEAFDSNDIHIHVPAGAIPKDGPSAGIAIATALVSAFTGKKVNNKVGMTGEISLRGRVLPIGGLKEKALGALRAGINTVIIPEKNKKDLHDIPKSVKSKLTFICVKDVREVLDFALEAE, encoded by the coding sequence ATGGCAGAAGCAGATATAGATGATCTGATTGAAATAATTGAAAAAGAAGGTAATATCGAAGACATTCCAAAAGTGATTCCCATGATGCCGGTCAGGGATGTCGTGGTCTTTACAGACATGCTGCTTCCCTTGTTTGTAGGACGGGAAAAGTCCATTAAGGCCATTGAAGAGTCTGTGGAATTTGATCGGTATGTTTTTTTATCGGTCCAAAAAGATTCAGAAATGGAAAAGCCTGGGCCTTCAGATGTCTATGATATCGGGACCATTGCCCGGGTCCAGAAGATGATTAAAATGCCTGACGGCAGGATCAAGGCACTGGTTCAGGGTATTTCCAAAGCAAGACTTGTTGAATTTGTTCAAAAACGTTCTTTTTTTAAGGTCAGGGTGGAGATAATTTCTGATGTCGAACCTGACTCTCTTGATATAGAAATTGAAGCTCTGATGCGTAACGTAAAGGAGAACAGTGAAAAACTTTTAGCACTTAAGGGCGAGTTTTCAGGTGACGTGGGCGATCTTTTATCCCATATTGACTCCCCTGGTAAACTTGCGGATTTGGTGGCCTCTAATCTTAATCTTAAGGTGGAGGATGGTCAGGCCATTTTGGAGACTACGGATACGGTTGCACGTTTAACCCGGGTCAATGATCTTTTAGCCCGGGAGCTTGATTTGTCAACGGTTCAGGCTAAAATCCAAACCCATGTCAAAGATGAAATTTCAAAAAATCAAAGGGATTATTACCTCCGTGAGCAGGTCAAGGCTATCCACAGAGAGCTTGGGGAAAGCGATGATAAGCTTGCCGAAATTGTTGACTTCAAAGAAAAGATAAAAAAGTGCAAGCTGCCCGAAGAGTGTGAAAAAGAGGCACTGAAACAATTGACCCGCCTGGAGCAGATGCATTTTGATTCTTCTGAAGCTTCTGTGATCAGAACCTATCTGGATTGTATTGTCGAGTTGCCATGGAGCAAAACCACTAAGGACTTCTTAGACATAAAAAAGGCCGAGGAGGTTTTAGAGCAGAATCATTATGGACTGGACAAGGCCAAAGAACGAATTCTTGAGTATTTAAGCGTGCGTAAGCTCAATCCAAAGAAAAAAGGGCAGATTATTTGCTTTGTGGGTCCTCCAGGTGTGGGCAAAACATCTCTTGGCCGTGCCATTGCCAAAGCTATGAAGCGTAAGTTCCATCGGCTCTCTTTGGGGGGTATCCGTGATGAGGCCGAGATCAGGGGGCACCGCAGGACATACATTGGTGCCATGCCTGGAAGGATTTTACAGGGGCTTCGTCAATGCGGTACTAAAAATCCGGTTTTTATGTTGGATGAAATTGACAAACTGGGCAATGATTTCAGAGGAGATCCTTCATCTGCGCTTCTGGAGGTATTGGATCCTGAGCAGAACTTCGAATTCTCCGATCATTACCTCAATATGCCCTTTGATCTGTCGGATGTGTTGTTTGTTCTCACGGCAAATATGGCCGACACCATTCCCTCTGCCTTGCTTGACAGGATGGAGTTGATCCATATTTCCGGATATACCCGCCAGGAAAAGGTGGTGATTGCAAAACAGCATCTTTTACCAAGAAAGCTCAAAGATAACGGTTTGACCCGACGTAACATTCAATTCAGTCCCAATGCCATGGAGTCCATTGTTTCAGAATACACCCTGGAAGCAGGTCTTCGGGAACTTGAGCGCAAACTGGACTCGGTGTGCCGAAAAATTGCCCGTAAGATTGCGGAAGGGCAAAAAGGGCGGTTTGCCGTTACTTGTCAGAATTTAACCCAGTACCTTGGTCCGCCTCAATATATTAACGAAATGGATCAGGAGGAAAGTCAGGTTGGTCTGGCCACGGGGCTTGCCTGGACTGAAGTGGGGGGGGAGCATCTGTATATTGAAACGTCTCTATTTCCGGGCAAAGGCGAATTGCAGCTCACAGGACAGATTGGTGAGGTTATGCAGGAATCTGCAAGGGCTGCATTGACCTACACCAAGGCCAATCAGGAAGCCTTAGGTATCGACAAGGAGGCCTTTGATTCCAACGATATTCATATTCACGTACCCGCCGGTGCCATTCCCAAGGATGGTCCCTCGGCCGGTATTGCCATAGCTACAGCCCTGGTGTCGGCTTTTACCGGCAAAAAGGTGAACAACAAGGTGGGGATGACCGGTGAAATCTCTTTGCGGGGAAGGGTGCTGCCCATAGGCGGCCTTAAAGAGAAGGCATTAGGGGCATTAAGGGCCGGTATTAATACAGTGATCATTCCGGAGAAAAACAAGAAAGATCTTCATGATATCCCAAAATCCGTGAAATCCAAGTTGACATTCATCTGTGTGAAGGATGTCAGAGAGGTTCTGGATTTCGCTCTGGAAGCGGAATAA
- the tsaB gene encoding tRNA (adenosine(37)-N6)-threonylcarbamoyltransferase complex dimerization subunit type 1 TsaB → MYLFALSTAEQGASMALFEDNNLVFESSLFSRKSHSKALLPMVVQAVEIRDGMRVDRIDGFIAARGPGSFTGLRIGISMIKGLSMAVSKPCAGVSSLDGIAFRFCHSQKPVCVMMDAKRREVYSAVYHFHDGKLIQKGPEMVCSPETAIDRAGFDALFVGSGSKVYREKICSRTHDKAVFSYPSMDGVSACALVISAMSDKGVFDFENHPLNPVYLRKSDAQIHFEGKTGA, encoded by the coding sequence ATGTATCTTTTTGCCCTGAGTACGGCTGAGCAGGGCGCAAGCATGGCCTTGTTTGAAGATAATAACCTTGTTTTTGAGTCCAGCCTGTTCAGCCGGAAGAGCCATTCAAAAGCGCTTTTGCCCATGGTTGTGCAGGCCGTTGAAATCAGGGACGGGATGCGTGTTGATCGAATAGACGGATTTATTGCAGCCAGGGGGCCCGGCAGTTTTACCGGGCTTCGCATCGGCATCAGCATGATTAAGGGCCTGTCTATGGCTGTATCAAAACCCTGTGCAGGGGTTTCCAGTCTTGATGGGATTGCCTTCAGATTCTGTCATTCACAAAAGCCTGTATGTGTGATGATGGATGCCAAACGCAGAGAAGTGTATTCTGCCGTATATCATTTCCACGATGGCAAGCTTATTCAAAAAGGTCCGGAGATGGTGTGTTCGCCGGAGACCGCTATTGACCGGGCAGGTTTCGATGCGCTTTTTGTCGGGTCAGGGTCAAAGGTATACCGGGAAAAAATTTGCAGCAGAACACATGACAAGGCTGTGTTCTCTTACCCATCCATGGACGGGGTCAGTGCCTGTGCACTGGTTATTTCTGCGATGTCTGATAAAGGTGTGTTTGATTTTGAGAATCACCCCCTTAACCCGGTTTATCTTAGAAAGTCCGATGCGCAGATTCATTTCGAAGGGAAAACAGGTGCTTGA
- a CDS encoding phosphatidylserine decarboxylase family protein gives MDNSKWPAKAVLPIAMPGVKYVVAAILVTGMFFYFGCLKTGGFALLLTLFITWFFRDPERMVPEGSDLLVSPADGKVILVERIDRCEYMDEPCRKVSIFMNVFNVHVNRIPFSGIIEKVQYNPGKFVNASFDKASVHNERNALVIRTEDGRRYVCVQIAGFIARRIVNCVKTNEHVNKGDRYGMIQFGSRLDLYLPMDFEILVSPGDKTSAGSSVIGRMC, from the coding sequence ATGGATAATTCTAAATGGCCGGCGAAGGCAGTGCTTCCCATTGCCATGCCGGGCGTCAAATACGTTGTTGCAGCCATCCTTGTTACGGGGATGTTTTTTTATTTTGGATGCCTGAAGACCGGGGGCTTTGCGCTGCTGCTCACGTTGTTTATTACTTGGTTTTTCAGAGACCCTGAGCGTATGGTCCCGGAAGGCTCCGATCTTCTGGTCTCTCCGGCAGACGGGAAGGTGATTCTTGTCGAGCGCATTGATCGGTGTGAATACATGGATGAACCCTGCCGGAAGGTCAGTATTTTCATGAATGTATTCAATGTTCATGTCAACCGAATCCCTTTCAGCGGTATAATTGAAAAGGTCCAGTATAATCCGGGTAAATTTGTAAACGCATCTTTTGATAAAGCAAGTGTCCACAATGAACGCAATGCCCTGGTAATAAGAACGGAGGATGGGCGCCGTTATGTGTGTGTGCAGATCGCAGGGTTCATTGCTCGGCGTATTGTCAACTGCGTAAAAACCAATGAGCATGTTAACAAAGGCGACCGCTATGGTATGATTCAGTTTGGATCCCGTCTGGATCTTTATCTGCCCATGGATTTTGAAATACTTGTTAGCCCCGGGGACAAAACAAGTGCCGGAAGCAGTGTTATCGGCCGAATGTGCTGA